A DNA window from Phragmites australis chromosome 11, lpPhrAust1.1, whole genome shotgun sequence contains the following coding sequences:
- the LOC133883987 gene encoding RING-H2 finger protein ATL8-like has product MPSRPPSSSSSSSSFSSSPGAAAHAPGGAMPADARNATAGAAGCLPADQSCFALSVSAGAPYSSRRDATAAAAAARACCTTTSYIVVLGISFGSLLAILLVLCAIRWYLVRRSASREASEAAAAADAGSDKKRSGGLDADAIAALPELVYRKEEEDEGDERECAVCLGAMAEGDAARRLPRCMHVFHRGCVDVWLREHSTCPVCRAEVVVRPVGEGCAEKEREVSASRASTSTARPQERRVDDGERDLEAQQ; this is encoded by the coding sequence ATGCCATCGCGACCAccgtcctcatcctcctcgtcgtcttctttttcttcttctccgggCGCTGCGGCCCACGCCCCCGGCGGCGCCATGCCCGCGGACGCACGCAATGCCACGGCGGGCGCCGCGGGCTGCCTCCCCGCGGACCAGTCCTGCTTCGCGCTCTCGGTCTCAGCCGGCGCGCCCTACTCCTCGCGCCGCGACgccacagccgccgccgccgccgcgcgcgcctgCTGCACCACCACCTCCTACATCGTCGTCCTCGGCATCAGCTTCGGGTCCCTCCTCGCCATCCTGCTCGTCCTCTGCGCCATCCGGTGGTACCTCGTGCGGCGGTCCGCGAGCCGGGAGGCGTccgaggccgcggcggcggcggacgcggGGTCGGACAAGAAGCGGTCCGGGGGGCTGGACGCTGACGCCATCGCGGCGCTGCCGGAGTTGGTGTAccggaaggaggaggaggacgagggcgATGAGCGGGAGTGCGCGGTGTGCCTGGGCGCGATGGCGGAGGGCGACGCGGCACGGCGGCTGCCCCGGTGCATGCACGTCTTCCACCGGGGCTGCGTCGACGTGTGGCTCAGGGAGCACTCAACGTGCCCAGTGTGCCGTGCCGAGGTGGTCGTCAGGCCGGTCGGCGAGGGCTGCGCCGAGAAGGAGCGGGAGGTCAGCGCGTCGCGGGCGTCCACGTCGACGGCGCGGCCGCAGGAGAGGCGGGTGGACGACGGGGAGAGGGACCTGGAGGCGCAGCAGTAG
- the LOC133885507 gene encoding nudix hydrolase 11-like isoform X2: protein MRPFLARVFAFTNFAMASLPTSSYPSRRLAHITRHLNSAASCSGELTSVGAPAAAADAVPARRNPASSKVHAAVLVCLFEDPHSGLRVLLTKRASSLNSHSGEVSLPGGKVEEGDADVKATALREAEEEIGLDPALVSIVTVLEPFLSKNGLNVVPVIGMVSDKALFKPVLNKAEVEDIFDAPLEMFLKMVSVRTLIRLVLKSIASTGRPPENKGNELDGRGHPRPVFRLRGGGQKVCDLGLNRTHFDPCRSSHFSEATAIC, encoded by the exons ATGAGACCTTTCCTCGCCCGCGTCTTCGCCTTCACTAACTTTGCCATGGCCTCCTTGCCCACCTCCTCCTATCCGTCCCGACGGCTGGCCCACATCACCCGCCACCTCAACTCCGCCGCCTCCTGTTCTGGCGAGCTCACCTCGGTGGGCGcccctgccgctgccgccgacgCCGTCCCCGCGCGCCGCAACCCGGCCTCCTCCAAGGTACACGCCGCCGTTCTGGTTTGCCTCTTCGAGGATCCTCACAGCGGACTCCGTGTCCTACTCACCAAGCGCGCTTCCTCCCTCAACTCTCACTCCG GGGAGGTGTCATTGCCCGGAGGGAAAGTGGAGGAGGGGGACGCGGACGTGAAGGCTACGGCTCTGCGGGAGGCGGAGGAAGAGATTGGGCTGGACCCGGCGCTTGTGTCTATTGTGACAGTTCTGGAGCCCTTCCTGTCCAAG AATGGTCTCAATGTTGTTCCTGTAATTGGCATGGTTTCGGATAAAGCTTTATTCAAGCCTGTCTTAAATAAagctgaagtggaagacatcttTGACGCACCTCTGGAGATGTTTCTGAAG ATGGTGTCAGTTAGAACATTGATTCGATTAGTTCTCAAATCTATCGCATCCACAGGACGACCACCGGAGAACAAAGGAAATGAACTGGATGGGCGTGGACATCCCCGTCCAGTTTTTCGACTACGAGGCGGAGGGCAAAAAGTTTGTGATTTGGGGCTTAACCGCACACATTTTGACCCGTGCCGCAGCAGTCATTTTTCAGAGGCAACCGCCATTTGTTGA
- the LOC133885507 gene encoding nudix hydrolase 15, mitochondrial-like isoform X1, with protein MRPFLARVFAFTNFAMASLPTSSYPSRRLAHITRHLNSAASCSGELTSVGAPAAAADAVPARRNPASSKVHAAVLVCLFEDPHSGLRVLLTKRASSLNSHSGEVSLPGGKVEEGDADVKATALREAEEEIGLDPALVSIVTVLEPFLSKNGLNVVPVIGMVSDKALFKPVLNKAEVEDIFDAPLEMFLKDDHRRTKEMNWMGVDIPVQFFDYEAEGKKFVIWGLTAHILTRAAAVIFQRQPPFVELPRPKYSSAPVSCATEPKP; from the exons ATGAGACCTTTCCTCGCCCGCGTCTTCGCCTTCACTAACTTTGCCATGGCCTCCTTGCCCACCTCCTCCTATCCGTCCCGACGGCTGGCCCACATCACCCGCCACCTCAACTCCGCCGCCTCCTGTTCTGGCGAGCTCACCTCGGTGGGCGcccctgccgctgccgccgacgCCGTCCCCGCGCGCCGCAACCCGGCCTCCTCCAAGGTACACGCCGCCGTTCTGGTTTGCCTCTTCGAGGATCCTCACAGCGGACTCCGTGTCCTACTCACCAAGCGCGCTTCCTCCCTCAACTCTCACTCCG GGGAGGTGTCATTGCCCGGAGGGAAAGTGGAGGAGGGGGACGCGGACGTGAAGGCTACGGCTCTGCGGGAGGCGGAGGAAGAGATTGGGCTGGACCCGGCGCTTGTGTCTATTGTGACAGTTCTGGAGCCCTTCCTGTCCAAG AATGGTCTCAATGTTGTTCCTGTAATTGGCATGGTTTCGGATAAAGCTTTATTCAAGCCTGTCTTAAATAAagctgaagtggaagacatcttTGACGCACCTCTGGAGATGTTTCTGAAG GACGACCACCGGAGAACAAAGGAAATGAACTGGATGGGCGTGGACATCCCCGTCCAGTTTTTCGACTACGAGGCGGAGGGCAAAAAGTTTGTGATTTGGGGCTTAACCGCACACATTTTGACCCGTGCCGCAGCAGTCATTTTTCAGAGGCAACCGCCATTTGTTGAACTCCCCAGACCCAAATATTCAAGTGCTCCCGTCTCTTGCGCTACCGAGCCCAAACCCTGA